cagaaagTGCTCATGTGTTAATTAAACCACCCTGGAATTTCCCCCCTAATTATTCTCTCAGTTCTCTACCAGGCACCttggtgttttttctttaaaacatccGGGTTTTCTAATTGACCCCAACTAAGGCTAGAATATGTTTGCAAATACACTGTCTCATGTCCTGACCCGGCAAGAACTTTAGAAGTGGTCTCCACCTTTGGTGATACCATCAACTCGATGGTTAGTTACCACAGTCAAAGCCAACTTCTCTTTACTGAGCTTCTCAGGATATTAGGTAGAATACATAGGTTTTCAGCAAGATAAGTAACTGGGAAGTAAGGTACTGAAAGTTTCAACCATctatttttatgcttattttagGATGTGATATACATACCTCCTGATATCTCAGATTAAGCTCATAATGGGCACAATTACCCCTTCTTCCAATATACAATGTTTTTGCTAGTGCTGTGGTTCTACTATTAATTGACATGCATCTGCAAACAATCACTTGCGATACAGAGAAGAAGGCCAGTGTGTAGAGCTCAGCAGGTTTCCCGATTTCCAGCCACGTACCTGACAGTCATCCACATCCACCTCCAGGAACAGCACGTTGGTGTACTTCTCAGACAGGGACTGGAACATTTCAAATGAAGATACACGAGGAATTAGAACTTGTTACTGGCAGTCAGTACTCAGCCTTCTTAAATGGAAATGCCGTAAGAGTAGAGACTAATTAAAGATGCAAACATTCAGACTAGGGACTGGTAGGCATAAAGGACACACGTTTTCTCTGAATCAAATTCCTTCTAGTCTAAATAACTTGGCACCCCAACTTTCTGAGGCCTGAATTTCAAATACGGCAGGGCCCATAGaccaaaatgaacaaaagcaaagccAGTCAAGACAAGCAAATTAGCTTTTGAAAGCTGACTTCAGTGGGCTCCCGTAGTGAAGCTAACTTGAAGACGTTACACGACTGTTTCTAGACCAAACagccaacaacaacaacccccCAAACttgacttgtctttttttttctctccctagcTTTGTGACCACCCCAAGGACACAAATCTCTTAAATACAGAGCGGCTGCTGGGTACTCACATGAAAGAAAGGCTTGATCATCTTGCACGGCCCACACCACGTGGCGGAGAAGTCCACCACCACGAGCTTATCTCCGGCGCTGTTCAAGGCTTCCTGGAAAGCTTCCTAGGAGACCAAGAGAAGCAGGTGTTCCAAAGCCTTAACAAAACCTGATCCAATGTGACCCAGAGCACAATTCTGCGGCTCTGAAAGCAAGTCTTATCtttcaatgagaaaacaaaacaaataaactgtttggaaaaaaaaaacccttcagtgTTGTTTGTAGTGTCACTTGATAAAACAAGTATGTTGTATAGATATTCAGAACTCTATAAATATATTGTAAACTATTACTCAGTCTACATCCACGCTaagcaaacaaaaggaaaacagatatttgtattaaaaatgtttccacaTCACATCAAGGTGTTTTGGAGGCATTAACAAAATGCTTATCAACTGATGGGAAGGGGGTCACCTGAAGAAGCACGAAGGCACGGGATTTTGCCATCTACAACACTGCAAGCTacctagggtttttttttaagtgaacccTTTTTTGATTCATATTTTCTATGGTGGAAcattccaaaaaaagaaagaaaataaccccCTCCGAACCCTCACATTCAGTCACTATTGACATTAAGCATATTTCCTTGTATTCTTTCTAATGGAGTTTCCAGAGTTGAGATCATACTATTTCTAGTTGATTTCTGCCCTTTATCTCAAAACTCTGCCCTCATTGTTGACCAAATGAAAAACAGTTTTAGCTCCTCGTAAGGGATGCGTATTAAATAAAACTCCGCAAGCAGAAATGATCAAGAAAACCCTTACCTCCAGCCTCCCTGCATAATTTACTAATGGTCTCGATACTGTAACCCAAGCAACCTAGCCTTTCAGTTACGAAACACAAGTTAGCTACAATTAGTTAGTGCTGACCAAAACCCGGGCAACCACAAGAAATCAAAACACAGACATCCACCTGAAGTTCAGCTTTTCCTCGAGGGAAAAATGCTGGCCACGTTGGTTTAATGAAAAACCAACACGCCCCTCCTTTGAGAGCTAAGACTCAGATCAGATGTGGTCCCGTaaaaagggagaataaataaacaaagcacCATTACAGTCTAAAGGGGAGTCCCCTGAAGCACAGTTACTTCTCTAGACTGCTAATTCCTACTCCGAGTTTTCTGGGGAAACAGTTCACAATGGCTTTTCGAGAATGGCCTGTCACGGCTCCTGTCGCCTTCTCAGTCCCACAGGTACAACCTCCCGCCCCACCtttgggtgggtgtgtgtggggagagccGAGATGGAATTACAGAAATTACATCGTCAAATCATCACCGACTTTCTCGGACGAACTTCAAAGTCTCCCCTGACAAGACTTTCTAGAAGGTCAAACAAGCCGTTCCACAAGAGCGAGCTCCGAACAAGGCCGGGACAAGTCAAAGGACAACACTCTCCAGCACGAGGAACATAACCGCCCCCTGAACAACACGGgcttgaactgtgtgggtccgtTTATGCACAGATTTTTTCAGTAACTATGTATAGTACTATAAAcgtattctttcttccttatgatattttaaaaaacactttcttttctctagtttATGGTAAGAATACAGCATATAATATgcataacatataaaatatgtgttaatcgaCTATTTGTGATTCCTGGACAACAGGCTGTTCTGGGGGAGTCAAATGCTCTCCCCAGAGTTTCCACTGTGCGGGGGGGCCGGTGTCCCTAAACCCCGGGCTGCACAAGGGTCAGCGGCCTGTTGCTTGGTGAACGTGGCTggctctcaataaatacttggGAAGGTTCCTTTCAACATAGAATGTCATTTCAAACACGCAAGGAATTCCCAAAACAATTCTGAATCAAATTCCAGCAGAACTACCTAAAATTCTGCAGAGAAAAAGGCAACAGCCACAGAACGCTGGGCTCCAGCGAAGGTGAGACAGCCTGGCCCGTGCAGCCCGTACAACCCATTCTCTTCCCCCGACACTTCAGCTCGCCCCAACAGATGCCAGTTTGGAAGTAGCTCAAAATGGCCTGACTTCTCAGAGAACCACAATCTCCAGCCCCTAGACACTAAAAATGAAGCTCAATAAAGGTCCTCTTCACTGacacaagtatttaaaaaacaaaactctgtagGTGGGGTACCTGAATAAAGAGTCTagccatttcttttcctgaacatAACCATAACAGAGGTAATTAAAAACCACAGAGGAGGCCTGTAAAGCATTTAGCAAAGTGCCTAAGTTAAATAAATGGCatctcttattaaaaaaagaaaagaaagaataaacctGTGTGTTGATTTCTTCCTCATCACGTCATCCCAGTGGTATCTGAAATAGATCCCAGTGGCTCCGAACTACCAACAGCTCAGAAAGAGTTGTCCTGGATGGCCAATGGCACCAAGAGGAAAATCTTACATGTATTCAATATCTACAAGCAACATTTGAATTACTGGAGTTTAATATCTGATTCATGACTCTGTATTCTAATTTGGAAGATCAACCATAATTTTGATTATGAGCACTTCTGGGCCCCAGGCTGTAGTGCTTTTTAGAGAAGAAATGTCTTATCACCCTTACACATCTTAGTGATTCGGGCGGGGCCGCACCTCTGACAAGGAAACTGAAGGGTGTGCCCCAGGAATCAATTTTCCGTTTGTTCTGTGTGGATTCTGAGACAACTAACTAATACAGATCCTTCAAAAGTTTTCTCACGTCTTTCAGGGGTGCACACCTGTTAAGTTAAACTCAGAAGGTCGCCAGGCCTTGGAGGAACacgcctgcccctcccacccccgcaaTAAACTGGTATTTATCACTCAGTAGGTATTAAAAAGTAGGTGGAACAAAACTTGACATTAATGACTCGTGTTTTCCACAAATGAGAGGgatgctaattttattttctttttacaggatttatttatttatttatttatttttagggacaagggaagggagggagaaaaagggagggaaaaatcgatgtgtgagaaaaacacaGATGGGTCGCCTCTCCTACCGGCCCGGGGACGAAGCTGCAATCGAGGCCTGTGTCCCCACCAGGAAACGGACCGGCAAACTTCCCATCTTTCGCTGTCTGGTGGAATACCCACCCAACTGCACCACGCCAGGTCAGGGCTAGAGGGCTGCTAACTTCAATATAAATGctcacaatttaaaaaaggaatcccaataggggaaaaaaataatcaaaaacaaGCAGATGAGACAATCAACCAATCAACAGATGTGGGAGAAGACAAATTTAGTCACTGATACTCAAAGACATTcaaatgagaatgagaatttTTCTTTCCAATGATCTGGCCAAAGTTGTGGGGGAAGTCAGTGTCCACGCGAAGCACTCACACATTTCTCTGGGCTTTTACAAGCCTTAAGAAGGTCACCTCCCCTGACCCAGTCAATGCACTCCAGCCCCTGACCTGAGGAAACTGCCGGAACTCTGCACAATGGACAGTAAGTACAATGCATTCTGaacaaaatattcactgaagcaaCAAACAACTGCCTCAACTCCAGCAATGTGTTCAGATACTGATATGATTACAAAAAGCTTGTGACTGTGTGTAAAGTGTTCAGGCTAAATTAGGGAAATAAAAGctcagaaagaaaacagtataCATAAGGTAATTTCAACTACTTTGTAGCTGCTTGTAGGAAATAGAAGACCTCACTTCAAATTTTCTATAAcgatcatatatatttttttatcttctaaaagcaacaaaaagataaaGGACCAttatggagaaactgaggtttacAAAGCCTGCTCCAGCATCTAACAGGCCCGGGCACTCAAGGACCTACCTGTGGCCTGCTTTACTGGGTGGGACTCTAGCGGGGTAAATGCTCCCGAGGGGTCGGTCTCCCCCTGTTTGCACACAACACCAATTCTCTCCCACTCAGTTTTCTGACTCtgcatttaacaaacatttcttgACTACAGTGTACCAGACACTATGCCGGCTCTCAGTTGTCCGTGCAGGAGGGTATTACGCTCTCAATAACTCTCGAATGGAACACTTTTTGTCTTGGGCATTCCAAAAGGACAGAACCACCATCGGTGTACCCGAAGGCCGACCAGTGCCCAGGGGCATACCTGGCTTCGGCGAGCCACCAACAGTGGGTGAAATCACACAGATCAGTGTGGCAGCGGAGGCCCCGCGGCCCCGCCTTGGGACTGAGTCATTCCAAAGCCAGAGCAGCAGGCACCGCCCGACAGGAAGAGCAGTCCCAAGAGCGCGGCCGGACCTCACTTCCTCGCAGACACCTGGGGCCCTCGGGCCTCCAGGCCGGATTGGTACACGCGAGGGAGGACGGAAGGGAGGTTCTAGGGCTCGCAACCGCCCCTTTTGAGACGATACAGCACGCGTCATCTCTGGGGCCCGACCGTgatggagggaggcaggcaggggtctCCGGCACAGACCCGCTTCCAAGgcagcccaccccacccagcgCGGGTGGATCACACCACTCACAGGGTTTGGGAGTGGCGGCTACTGGCCCTGTGTTTTCTCCAAAGGGCCCTCGATCTCCTTGTCCGGGATCGTATGTGGACAATACGGGGGGCTAAGGGCAGACTCCCTGCATCCCCTCACCCAAGTGAGGTTTCCCCGAGCAAAGGTGATGCGGGGAGCGCGCAGGGAGGGGACACCCGCACAGCACAGTCCACGCTCGCGTGCTCTCCCGGGCTCACGAGACAACTCGCCCCCGCCCTCCAAGGGCCTCTCGTTCCTCTCCTCCCTTACGCCAGGGTGTGTTCCGGCGCCTCCCGGGCGCGGAGGCCCAGGTTTATCGCAGTCCCAGGCCGAGCCGCGGCGACCCCTTCCTCCAGGACGATGACCGGCGGCCTGCCCACCTCCAGCCTATCTCTTCCCCAGCTACGGAGGCTGATCGTCGCGCCCTAGCCTTTCCCGGGAGTGCATACCTTACTCTCAATTTGCTTCACCATTTTGGCGGCTGAGGTCTGACGAGCAACCGTAAGAACCGATGGAAATGGATGCAAAGCCGCGAATACAACTTGGAGAGTGCGCAGCCCGCCTTCCCTTTATAGACAGGAGAACCCGGCGGGCGGGCGCGCGCGTGCGTGTGGCGGGGGCGCGCTCGCTCAGACCTCCCGGTCCCCGCTTGACGCCACCGCGCGAGGTCCCGCCTCCTAACCgccgggtggggcggggccgctGTCAGTGGGCGGAGTCTGCGCCGGCGCGGGGCGAATCTCCAGAGACAACCCCCAACCCGGGAAACCCTCGGTGGCTTTCCCGCAggctcccgccccccgcccatcTCCGCACCCCAGCTGGGAGAGGGGGTTCTGCGAGGTCCCTAAGAGAGACTTCAAGAGAGCATGCCCTGTGAATGGTGTGGGGAGGCGGGGAGTCAGACCACTTCCAGAGACACAGACGGGTTCACCTGGGAAGGGATCAGCCTTGCCTTAATCGAATGGGGCTGGGCTCGAGAAGGGGCCGCCTAGGCAGGACTGGGTTCATCAAAAAGGCCCGCCGACCTTATCACAACCCtactgccccccagccccacaaaGTGCTGAGTAACCATGACTAGGAAGTGTATCTGCGTGCACCCCACCTTCTTTTAAAGCGACAGTTTTCTCTTGCCTCCTTCCTGTTCTTTTCACTTTCATTGATGAATCCACTGCTACAGTGACACAGCAATTCAGTGCGGTAGACAGGCAAGGGAACGGGCCCATCTCTGGAAGAGCAGACAGGGGCCTGTGTGGGATTGTGACCCTGAGCAGGTTCTGACTTCCTGGTGCCTCAGTTTCACgttctgtgaaatggaaattaTGACGTTATCCATTAAAGAACCTCCAGTCTATGAGAGATCCTTATTAAGAATTTATTTGTGCCAAAGTCATAacagttgctgggaagcaaaatctcaacagatcaGCACATTGCTCCTGAGAATGGTAATTTTTGCATCttgttttatacattagaatcaaaggaggaggcatAAGAGGGGTTGCCCGAAATTTACTGATGGTAGatttagggaggtgggagaagcaaAACGTGGAAATCTCAGAGATTGGATAAAAAGCCCAACGGAGAGACATTGGTGGGTATGGGCTAGTTAACATTTACCCCACACGTGGGAACAAGATAACAGTGGTGTGGACGCTGGTGCTGGCAGTTGTGCCCTGATGGGTCTGGAAAAGAAGGTTTCTCCGACGTCTCAAAGGTGTGTTATTTTGTGGGAGGCAGTTAGACTTGAGAAGAGCAAGAGCCATAGGCCaaatacagaaggtcaccagggcagaagccctgggtgcctagcaatgggcaaaactgggaaaacaagaatCCTCCCCCGAGGGTGATCTCTCCTCTCCTAGCGAATGGCTTAGAGGAGGACCAAAGGGTGGAAGAGTGTGGGGCCCTTACATAACCACTCCCTTTGAGCAGGtgtcagttgtgtttcagctccaggcccagaaaaccaGCAGAACCAGGCAAGCAATGTCATGGCTAACACCAGGACCCACTGcactgactaatgaccccctCCCCCCGGACACCAACCAATCAGTGAAGATGACAACCCCAAAAACATACACCCTGAAAGCTGGTGAATATTCTAATGAGATCATCCCCTGGGACCTGCCCTAAAATCCCAAGCCCTTTAAAGCTCTTAGGATGGAGGACCCGGgccctctccctcctgggagaACCCACTCATCTTTCCTCTCTACCTCTTCTGCCCGCTAGGCCTTCACCTTTGCTCTTTCCTCTCCTAGACTTCAAGGGCCCTTCTTTGGCCTCTGGAACTTGTTTTCTGAGccagtttcttctctttccctcttcttttccctctgtggCCCTCTAAATAAACTTCGTCTTATCATTTGAGTCTCATCtcagaattctttctttgccaaCTCAAGTATGGAGGCTGCTGAACCGAGGTCTGGTTTGACTCCACGGGTCTAATACCTGGTGTCATTTTTGCTGCCACCAACAATCTTCGATGCACAAAAACGATAGATAATTTCAAAGTTAAAGATGGAtgtttgtcaaggaagctacaggcctaaGACATGACTACTCACCATAATCCACTTTTAGTTGGGGAGTTTTACGTTCAGACCACCCTGTGCAGGTACTTTGGTCTCTAGTTTTGTAAGGCCCACGATGCAGatctcccctgagcttgtcaagCCCTTTTTTTGTCCACAAGGGTCTCTAACGCATGGTAGTGGTATTTTGAAGGTTACAGAGCTTGTAAAGTGATCAGGACAGtacttggcatatagtaagcactcaataaacagtTATAATTAGAGCTGTTGTGAGTAGTGATTAGGCTTGTTTGGGGCCATGGGGGTGCCGGGATGAGCTTGGTGGCCTTATATTTATAATGACTCCAGTACATGCACTTGTGTGAATTTTTTCCCCAGCAGTAGTAGTAGAGCCTGAAAAAGAGAAGTGGGCCCTCTGTTGTTGATACAGGGATACATGTTTCAGTCTGGCAAGACTGGGGATTGTGAAAGGTGTGTTGGGGAGCATTGGGAAGCCAGGGGGTGTCTCTCTGAAGGTGAAGGTGGAGGTGGAGAAGCTATTGAGTTGTGGAGAGGAATAAAAACCAGGGGGCGGGGTGATGCTGGGGTGCAGGGTCTGAGCATGGA
This sequence is a window from Phyllostomus discolor isolate MPI-MPIP mPhyDis1 chromosome 3, mPhyDis1.pri.v3, whole genome shotgun sequence. Protein-coding genes within it:
- the TXN gene encoding thioredoxin; this encodes MVKQIESKEAFQEALNSAGDKLVVVDFSATWCGPCKMIKPFFHSLSEKYTNVLFLEVDVDDCQDVASECEVKCMPTFQFFKKGVKVGEFSGANKEKLEATINELV